Genomic DNA from Gimesia aquarii:
CGAATACGTGTCCTGTCGGTGTTGCCACTCAAGACCCAGGACGTCAGAAGGCATTGAACGTCGAAGATAAAAGTACACGCACGTTTAACTTTCATCATAATACAATGGAAGCATTCGCCGATGTCATCGCGGCCGCAGGTCTCGATCATCCCAGTGAACTACGCCCCTGGCATGTCTACTTGAGAACGGGGCGCACTAAAATGGCCTCTTATCACGAAGCCTTTGATTTTCTAAAACCGGGCGAACTCCTCGAAGAGTGTCCCTATCCGGTTTACAAAAAAGTCTGGGATTTATCTTCCGCTGATTCATTTCAAATTCAACATCATTAATCTGAACACTTTATATGTACGCGAACAGATAAAGTAAAGTCTGAGTTTTTTGCCTCCATTCATATCAATGTCTCAATATTGATATAGTTACAGGCTCCCTTCGTTGATGTGCACAGAATGTTACTCTAATCAGAATCTAAAGCGCTAACAGTACGCTCTCTCATGGAAACGAGTACATTTTAAACTCGTAAGATTTTGATCACCTCTTTCTATCAGCTCAACGTCTTGTATCGTACTGGCACCAGTTGTATCAGAACTTACATTCAGTCATTGACAACTAAACTCAATTTAACTTCACAAGTGACAACTTGAGAACTCTGACATTTTGAGGCAAGCGTACTTCACATAACATTCCGATTCTGATGAGCACAAACTCTAACTTACGTTTACGATAATCATAGCATCAGTTTCGCAAAAAAGGTGATTCACTTAGATTACTCTCAGGTTTTATAAATGCTTTTTATTATTAATTATTTCATAATATTTCATCTTTTAAAGCAGGCGATTTTTACATGAATGTTGACAATCAACTTGAAAAGCTCAAGGTGCTTTTGGTGAAAGCGAAAACAGAACGTGCCAAAAGAGTCATTGCTCAGTTGAATGAAATCAGCAATAGTAAAAATGATAGAGTAACACACGTCACATCGACAGATGAAGCATGTGATTGTCTGAAAAAAGATAACTACTCGGTTGTATTTCTTGATCTGAGTTTACCTAATAATTCTGCTCTCGATTTGATTTCAGTGATTCAAAAAACATCCCCCGCCATCCCAATCATTGTCTTATCGACATGGGAGAATGAAGCTCTCTGTTACACAGCCATTCAAAAAGGAGCACAAGATTATCTAATTAAAGGCGAGATCTCCAAGCCACTACTTTCTCGTGCAATTTTTCACTCTCTCGAACGCAAGCGGCAAATACAGTCTCTTGCACTTCAAATCGACAATTTACAGGCATTTGCCAGGGCTGCTTCACATGATTTAAAAGCTCCTTTGGGAAACATCAAGATGATCAGTGAAATTGTGATTGACGAAGCAGGAAACCAGATGGAATCTTCTGTACGGGAAATGCTCCATAGTTTGCCTTCAATCGCCGGTCGTCTTAAAAAACTGATCGATGATTTACTTGAATTTTCTATGCTGGGGCATAAAAGTTTGCACCGAGAACAAATTTCTCTCGACAAAGTCTTGAATTCTGTATGCCAGCTTCTGGAATTGCAGATTCGAGATCAAAATGCAACCATAGATATTGACCACTTGGATAACGTTTATGCTGACTCAGATTTGATGGCGACCGTCTTTCAGAATCTCATTGGTAACGCATGCAAATATGTAAAAGATCATGCACCTGTCATACGCATTAGCACAAAAAATGAAGACCAGTTTGTTGTTGTCATGGTCGAAGACAATGGAATTGGAATTCCTGAAAAAGAACAGCAAAGAATTTTTAATCCCTTAGTACGTGCTGTCAACACTTGTGACTATGAGGGAACAGGATTGGGACTGGCGATGGTCAAAAAAATCATTGAAGCACATCAGGGAAAAGTCTGGGTTGAATCTTCTGGCAATAAGGGTTCTACTTTTTTCTTCACACTCCCCAAACCGATACCTCAAACTAATCATAAGCTCCAGGGACAATTTGAAATGAACCATACCCGACTTTTAGACTAATTTGAAAATTGTATTTAATCCAGAACATCACCCAGTTCCTGCCTCAAGCGATGAAGGACTCGCGATTTGGCAACACGCACGGTCCCAGGGCGCATTGACAGATCCTCACCGACTTCCCTGGGAGTCTTCCCTTCCACAACAACTTGCCAAAATGCTTCCCAAGTCTGTTTGGCAAAATCCTCGCGGATCAGTTCGAGCGAATGAAGAAATAAACTGTCGTGGATCTCATTGCCATCACTTTGATCGTCGTCCCATTCGACATCAGGAAATTGTGAAAGTGTTTTGTAGGCTTCGGTACCACCGATCGCTCCTGGTTGGCGACCGGTTTTACGAAAGTGATCATAGGCTTTGTTACGTGTAATCGTCCGCATCCAACCACGAAACGTATCCCCGGGACGATCCTTATGGAACTGATTAATGTTCTTGGCAAGTGACTGAAATACATCCTGAAAAATATCGACGATATCCTGTTCTGGTACATTGAGCCGCCGGCACCAATAAAATACCAAAGGTGCGTATAACTCGACCAGACTATCCCAAGCCTTCGAGTCATTTTCTTTCAGCCTGCACAACAGACTTCGAGATGTTGAGACAGAACCAACTCGCACACTATTTTTTTGTGAGTCATCGGTTCGAGTCATATCGTTTTCTACTTTAATGCTGAGTATTCTAAAAGTTGAGTATCACAATCGAAAAGAACGGCTGCGACGTGATTTGGCACTCACGACACAAACTCCGATCACCAACAGAACAACTGCAATACAGGTCATCAAGATGAACGCTCCGCGAAGGCCAGTTCTCGTAGCTTCGATGTCACGGTCGAGTCGACGTCCAATTTTGAAAACACCACCGACCTCACCAACATGCCAATCCTTCTTGGGGCTTTTACTCTTGGCGTCGTTATGGCAGTTGAGACAGCTTTTTTCCATCAGACGAGGCTTGGCAAATAATAACCAACGATGTCCGTCGATCTCACGAAATTCGTAATACTCTTTAAATTGCTGCGCAGAACCATTCCGATTTTCTTCCAACCAATCCAATGCTTTGCGTTCAAATTCGTCTTGAGGGCCACCGTCTTTTCTGTTCGGCCATGGGTAGCGACTATAAATACGGGCGCTCAAATTTTCATCAGTGTGGCTGATGCGCTCTCCCATGTCGATGGCAAACGTTGCTGGTAGCGGTAATATGCCATCTTGAGGTGTATAATGTGGTGAAATTCGCACATCAACTTTATTTCGATTTAACCCATCAATCAACTCACTGTAAAATCTCCAGGTCTCGTCCAACATAGCCGCTTCCATCCGCGCACCTTCGAGAGCCGTTTGCCTCACAAAATACTCGGACAAGCTCGATAGATAGACAATTCCCACTCCCGATCCTATAGCGACTGCCAAGAACAGGCTGACTGCAAAAGGATACCGACGACACCAGCGCCATAATCGTTCGCCGTATCCTTCCGGACGCGCGAGAATTGGTTCCTTAGCAAGGAAACGATGCAAATCATCGGCAAATTCACGAGAACTCTGATACCTTCGCGCAGGAGCTTTCGCCATCGCTTTCATGCAGATTGTTTCTAAATCATGGGGAATTTGGTCATTCAGTTGTCTTGGAAAACGTGGTTCATCTTCGAGTACCTGCAGCAGGAGCATCCGTCGATTTCCCTGAAAAGGCCGTTCGCCCGTGAGTATTTCGTAGAGGATGACCCCAAGACTATAAATGTCGCTGTGAACGTTTACCTCATGCGATTCACCTCGCGCTTGTTCGGGAGACATATACGCAGGCGTCCCCATGACACGGCCTTCGGAAGTCATCGTGTCGCCGTTATCGCGCTTCGCTAGTCCAAAGTCTGCAATGTGGGGGTGACCTTCGGCATCAATCAAGATATTTGATGGTTTCATATCTCGATGGATCACGTGATGTTCGTGTGCATAGGCCAACGCATCTGCGATCTCAGCGACTAACTCAGCAGCACGATTATGGTCGATATTACCAGCCTGTATCTGGCTTTCTAGGGTTTCACCTTCAATGTATTCAGTAACGAGATAACAGACATCTTCTTCAGTGTGGCCCGTGTCGTAGATTGCGACGATCGCTGGATGTTTGAGCTGAGCCGCACTGCGAGCCTCGCGGAAGAAGCGTTCGATTTCTTCATCGTCGGCAAAAATCCCAGCACGTTGTACTTTTAAAGCGACAATTCGGTCTAGCTCAACATCCCTGGCTCGAAAAACATAACCGAATGAACCAACTCCCAGCTCAGCTTCCAGTTCGAATCGTCCCAATCGGCATGGTCCTTCGGCCAGTTTGCGAGCCAGTCGATGTCCTGAATCGAGTAAAACATCAGAACATTCGCCATCTTCATACTGGTAACCAACACTCCTGGCCACTTCAACCAGTTTTTGTGGAACATTAAGTGTTTGATCCTCAGCTCGATCCGCATTGAGGAATTTTAGCTCAGTCACAAGACCGTCGGCATATTCATCTAAATTCTGAAGTGAAGAATCACAATGTTGGCAATCAGTGACATGGGCTGCAATCTTTTCCAACTTTGCTTCAGGAAGATCACCGACAGCAAAGGCTTTCAGTTCATCAGCTCTCGGACAAATCGAAGACGCCATGAATTAACTCCTTATGTCCTATCTTACCGAACTCGTTTGTAGTACTCCAAATGATAATAACGCACAAGCGTTACATTCGCGAAGCAATTTGTCGTAAGCAATTTCTAATGAAAGACTTAGCATATTACAGTTCATAAGCAGAGGTCCCCTCCTACATAACTCATAAAGGAACGATGTAACGCGTCTGCGTTATCTTATATAGCAGGAAATCTGTAGACTTCGACTCTGTTTTCGGCAATAGGAAAATTGGATCCGTGCTTATCATTTTCGATCCATCACATTAGTAGGAGAAACAAAATGAACTCGAACAGCCGCCGCGAATTTCTGGCAGACATCGGACGAGGTATGTTGATCGGAAGCGTAGGGTCATCACTCGCGCTTGATCTCGGACTTTCTCCTGCTTTCGCTGATGATGACTCTAAGAAGCTTACTTTTGGGAACATGGAACCCCTGGTCGCAGCCTTGCAGGAAACACCGCTCAATAAACTGCAAACAATGCTGGTCAAAAAATTAAATTCTGGTACCGATTTGCAGACTTTAATATCGGCTGCCGCTCTTGCAAATACGCGATCATTTGGCGGCCAGGATTATACAGGATTTCATACGTTTATGGCGCTTGCACCTGCCTACCAGATGGCCCAACAACTGCCTACGGAACTCAAGCCACTTCCCGTATTGAAAGTACTCTATCGAAACACCTCACGGATTCAGGAAACGGGGCACCACAAAAATGAAGTCCTCCATCCTGTGAAGGCAACAACTCTGCCGAAAGGGAGTGCCGGTGGACCACTGTTGCAGGCAGCAACTCGTAGTGCTGATTACGACAAAGCCGAAGGTATATTCGCCGCACAGGCGCAAGGGCCCATTGGTGAAGCCTTCAACCATTTACAGTTCGCGATTCAGGATGAACTCAACGTTCATCGTGTTGTTTTGTCCTGGCGCGCGTGGGCAATGCTCGATATGGTCGGCCAAGAACACGCACACAGCCTCCTTCGTCAATCGGTCAGGTTCTGTGTGAAAGCGGAACAAGGTATTGTCAACTCGAAGCGTCAACCATCAAAAATTCGGACCGTGCTTCCCATGCTTCTTGACCAATACCGTTTGCTCAGTAAACCAATTGGGAAGCGAAAAGCAGATGATGCCTGGGTAGAATCGCTCGCTCAAACGATCTACCATGGCAGCTCAGAACAAGCCGCCGACGCTGCTGCTGCGGCCCTGGCAGAAGGTTTTGATCCTGAAGCAATCGGAGAGGCAATCTCCCTCGCCTCGAATGCTCTGGTCCTGCACGACCAGGGTCGCACGAAGGCACGCCCCGATAAACCGATTGGCAGCGTACATGGGGATTCTGTTGGCGTACATGCTTCCGATTCGGCCAACGCCTGGCGGAATATTGCCCGTGTAAGCAACAAGCGGAATATGCTCGCTAGCTTAATTGTTGGGGCTTATCATACAGCCACTGGCAGATACAAAAGCAAACTGAATGCGGTATCTTATCCGCTCGATGAACAGATTGAGCAGATTACGTCAAAGAATCCAGCAACACTGATTCAAGAAGTAGAAGCCGCCATTCGCGATAAGGACCAGTTCCGTGCTGCAGCTGTGGTTCATCGTTATGGAGAACTTGGACATAGCGCGCGTCCGGTATTCGATCTTTTGCTGCGATACGCCACCAGCGAAGATGGTGCCTTGCACGCCGAAAAGTATTACAGCACGGTGAATGAGGAATTCCGTAATACGCGAGCAGCGTTCCGTTGGCGCCAACTCGTAGGCCTTGCTCGTGTCACTGCCAGCGAATATGGTAAACCATCTCCTGGTTATGCAGAAGCCTGTGGATTGTTGAACGTCAATTCTTAATCGCAAGTCTCGTACAAATCTGAAAAAGAATGCATCCAAGACAATTCGATAAGAGTTGTCTTGGATGTTTCACTTTAAACCGTGCTACTCCCAACTGCGTACTTTTATGAAATGGACCATATCCCCTTCAGCAGCTTCTATGTTTTCCATCAATTGGAAATAGGCTTGGCAGTTTGGACTTTCATTTACAGCTTCCATGGCAGCCGATACATCCTCCTTACTGGCCCAGTGAATGACATCGACCCATTGTCGTCCCTCACGTTTCAGTAAGTCTCTTCTCAAGAACCCCTTTTGTTTGCGCAGGAAACCCTCCTGTAAAGCTTCAGAGGCCTTTAGCAACGCCGGCTCACTGATACCTTCGGCAAGAGTAAAAGGAGCCCATTCCACAATCACTTTTTCAGACATAATCATAATAGAACTCTTTCTTTAAATATTAGTTTGGCTATTTGAAATGACTCATCGTTGACAATAAATTTCTTTTTACGGCATGATTAACTCGAAATCTTTAGCACCAAATGAAGACCCATTCACAAAAATTTCAATGCGGTGTGTGCCTGGATAATAAACTCGTGTCGTAATTTTTTTGAGCGGATGTTTTCGTGAGACATTGAGTGTTGAAGAAGGTTCCAGAATTCCTGTTTTGCATTTAAAGACCTTAGGAGTAGTGGTCCCATTTGCTTTTTGATGATGAATTGCATAATCAATGATCAAATTCTGAGGTCTTGTGGAAGTAGATCGCAAAGAAATTTCAAACTTGAGCTCATTACCAAAATTGACAGATGGCGTCAAAATATCAAACGTTTCAAGCTCTGCTCTGAGTGTGCCGTATCCAAGCGCTTTTAAAGTCTTCTGGTGTCCCTGCTTGATCAAGGTACGACAAGCATGCCGCACTAATTTTTCTCTATTTTTTTCTGCATCTTTCATCCACCTTTTCGCAATTTCTGCCACAAGATCCGGATGATCTTTGGCAATATCATTCAAATTATTGGCAACAGAACGTCGTACATATTCTTCCTTGTCGTCCTTCAAGATTTCAAGTAGTGCCAAAATAGGGGTTGGGTCATCAATGAA
This window encodes:
- a CDS encoding protein kinase domain-containing protein encodes the protein MASSICPRADELKAFAVGDLPEAKLEKIAAHVTDCQHCDSSLQNLDEYADGLVTELKFLNADRAEDQTLNVPQKLVEVARSVGYQYEDGECSDVLLDSGHRLARKLAEGPCRLGRFELEAELGVGSFGYVFRARDVELDRIVALKVQRAGIFADDEEIERFFREARSAAQLKHPAIVAIYDTGHTEEDVCYLVTEYIEGETLESQIQAGNIDHNRAAELVAEIADALAYAHEHHVIHRDMKPSNILIDAEGHPHIADFGLAKRDNGDTMTSEGRVMGTPAYMSPEQARGESHEVNVHSDIYSLGVILYEILTGERPFQGNRRMLLLQVLEDEPRFPRQLNDQIPHDLETICMKAMAKAPARRYQSSREFADDLHRFLAKEPILARPEGYGERLWRWCRRYPFAVSLFLAVAIGSGVGIVYLSSLSEYFVRQTALEGARMEAAMLDETWRFYSELIDGLNRNKVDVRISPHYTPQDGILPLPATFAIDMGERISHTDENLSARIYSRYPWPNRKDGGPQDEFERKALDWLEENRNGSAQQFKEYYEFREIDGHRWLLFAKPRLMEKSCLNCHNDAKSKSPKKDWHVGEVGGVFKIGRRLDRDIEATRTGLRGAFILMTCIAVVLLVIGVCVVSAKSRRSRSFRL
- a CDS encoding DNA alkylation repair protein codes for the protein MSTKGLKKLELKERSAQITEALCTFLPRDFEKAASVMLSSLAEENGGDVDDPVNAESGISGWGVMPMVEYVGLQGLEHFDLSMSLFKEMTKRFTSEFGIRHFLLAEPRRTLSVLKKWAKDSNYHVRRLVSEGTRPRLPWAMQLPGFIDDPTPILALLEILKDDKEEYVRRSVANNLNDIAKDHPDLVAEIAKRWMKDAEKNREKLVRHACRTLIKQGHQKTLKALGYGTLRAELETFDILTPSVNFGNELKFEISLRSTSTRPQNLIIDYAIHHQKANGTTTPKVFKCKTGILEPSSTLNVSRKHPLKKITTRVYYPGTHRIEIFVNGSSFGAKDFELIMP
- a CDS encoding RNA polymerase sigma factor, with the protein product MTRTDDSQKNSVRVGSVSTSRSLLCRLKENDSKAWDSLVELYAPLVFYWCRRLNVPEQDIVDIFQDVFQSLAKNINQFHKDRPGDTFRGWMRTITRNKAYDHFRKTGRQPGAIGGTEAYKTLSQFPDVEWDDDQSDGNEIHDSLFLHSLELIREDFAKQTWEAFWQVVVEGKTPREVGEDLSMRPGTVRVAKSRVLHRLRQELGDVLD
- a CDS encoding ATP-binding response regulator gives rise to the protein MNVDNQLEKLKVLLVKAKTERAKRVIAQLNEISNSKNDRVTHVTSTDEACDCLKKDNYSVVFLDLSLPNNSALDLISVIQKTSPAIPIIVLSTWENEALCYTAIQKGAQDYLIKGEISKPLLSRAIFHSLERKRQIQSLALQIDNLQAFARAASHDLKAPLGNIKMISEIVIDEAGNQMESSVREMLHSLPSIAGRLKKLIDDLLEFSMLGHKSLHREQISLDKVLNSVCQLLELQIRDQNATIDIDHLDNVYADSDLMATVFQNLIGNACKYVKDHAPVIRISTKNEDQFVVVMVEDNGIGIPEKEQQRIFNPLVRAVNTCDYEGTGLGLAMVKKIIEAHQGKVWVESSGNKGSTFFFTLPKPIPQTNHKLQGQFEMNHTRLLD